The Calothrix sp. PCC 7507 DNA segment ATTAAGTGCAGTTTAAAGGTCTGACCCTTCACTACAATAGTGTGTCCAGCATTGACACCCCCTTGGTAACGTACCACTACATCTGCGGAGCGGCTGAGTAAGTCAGTTATTTTACCTTTTCCTTCATCGCCCCACTGGGCACCTATGACAATGACGTTAGCCAAAGCGTTTATTTTATAGAGGTAAAGTTTCCACAAATAATAATTATCAACATATTCCGTGAATTATGTCAAGCATATTTTTGGGAACGGGAGCAGGGAGATACAAGGAGAAATAACTAATGATTCTTCACAAATCACCAATATTTCCTTAGTAGTACAGAGTAACCAGATTTATCAGTGGAATAAATCGAAAATCCTATTGGGTAAATTTCTCAGGACTTACGCAAACAATAGCCCAGACCCTTACTTTACCGTAGGTGCAATTCATGTAGACGCGTTCGCGTAGCGTCTCGTAGAGAAGCGGCTTCCCGCGATGTATGACGACTCTTCTTGAGAACATCCAAAATATTTTGCTCTCAGCAGTAAGTATTAACTAGCGCCGTAACCCTTTTTTATTTTCAATACCTGTTCTTCCACATGATAACTATGTAGTTAGGATAAATGTGATCATTTCTTATCAGTCACTAGAAAAAAGTAAGATTTAAATTTGACTTTGGTATCATACTTGTTCCACATTACTAGCCAACATTAATCTATATTAAAAATTAGCTATGCCCATTTTCGATTTTATGTATAAAAACAATCCAAAGAAAGTGCTATATTCGTAAATCATAAATGTGCCAGATACCAGTTCAGCACAAGAGATGTGATTGATGTCAAAGCAGCATTTTTTTAGTAAAATGTAACTAGAATGACATTTTTTTAACTTGAGATTGCTGCTAAATTCTTTGAGGAGATAAAAGGCAGCTTTTAAGTGGCTCTTGTGCCTCAAGGGTACTGTGTAATTGCGGTTAGTAAAGTATTGCTAGTATGGTGAAGCTATTCTACATTTAAGATTTAACACCATAGATTTTACTATGTTACCCATGCTGCCAAGATTCTTGACTGATGTTTGGTGCTTGATTTTTGATTTTAACGGATTGGTGACATCGGCAGCATAAAGGGCGATCGCATGATGAAATTGTCTATCATCCACAAGCTGAGAGCAGTTTTCATTCTGGCATTGGCAGTGCTAGTTATTAATGCTGTAGTTTCCTATGGCAACACTATGCAGCTGATTCATGTCCAGCGATGGGTGACTGACTCTCAGGAAATTATTACTCAATTGGAAAATATCCTAGCGACAATCAAAGATGTTGAAACTGCACAACGCAGTTATTTACTATTTGCAAATGCAGAAGACTTTAAAACCTATCTTGAGGCACGTCAAAAAACTGATAGCAATCTACAAATTCTCAGCAAATTAACTCAGCAAAAGCAGGAGTTAATTTCTGAACTTGAGCAGAAAATCACCAACAGATTCAACACTCTACAAGCAGAAGTTGCTGTCTATCAAAATCAAGGGTTTGATGTAGCGCGCCAGTTAGTTTTATCTCATCGCACTCAGACTTATAGTAACGATATTCAACAGCTAATTCACAAGTTTATAGATGCCCAGAAAAATGTACTACAGCAGCGCATTCAGCAATCGCAAGTAATTTCTCACAAGTCAATTACCTCATTTTCTCTAGCTGCTTTCGTGGATTTGGTGCTGTTGGCGGTATTGTATGATTTGGTATGGCGTTACATCACCCGACTGCAGCAGACAGAATTAGCTTTGCGCCAAAGCGAAAATCGTTTGCGCGCTATCATCGATGCGGAACCAGAGTGCATCAAATTGATTGCTAGGGATGGTACTCTCCTAGAAATTAATGCTTCTGGACTGGCAATCATGGAAGTAGAAAGTGCTGATGCTTTAATTGGGAAATCTGTGTATGATGCGATCGCACCAGAATATAGAAAAGATTATCTTGCGCTCCATGAAATTGTTTGCCAAGGTGACAGAGGAACTTTAGAGTTCGAGATTGTGGGATTTAGAGGTACTCGTCTCTGGATGGAAACTCATGCTGTACCACTACTTAACGAATCTGATGGTACATTTCTACATTTGGCGGTGACGCGAGATATCACCAAGCGCAAGTTTGCAGAACAGAAAATCCGCGAACAAGCAGCGTTGCTAGATGTGACAACTGATGCAATTCTGGTGCGTAATATCCACAACCAAATCTTATTCTGGAATCAAGGTGCTGAACGTCTGTATGGCTGGAAGGCGGAGGAAGTTTTGGGTAAGAATGTTGTCGGGCTTTTGTATCATGCAACTAAGCCACAGCTACATGATGCTTTATTTACCGTCGTCAACAAAGGTGAGTGGCGGGGTGAGTTACAGCAATTGAACAAAGATGGTAGAGAAATCATCGTCGAAAGCCGCTGGACATTGGTACGAGACGAGAATGGACAAGCGAAATCCATCCTGAGTGTAAACACAGAAATTACCCAAAAGAAACAACTAGAAGCTCAACTTTTGCGATCGCAGCGTTTAGAGAGTATCGGTACTCTCGCTGGCGGTATTGCTCACGACCTCAACAACGTACTTGCTCCCGTGTTAATGTCAGTTCACCTATTGCAGCTGAAATTACCCGATCAACAGAGTCAGCGAGTGCTGCAAACTTTAGAAAAGAATGTCAGACGCGGCGCTAATTTACTCAAGCAAGTGTTGTCTTTTGCCCGAGGAATGGAAGGTAAACGGACAATTGTCCAAGTTAGACAATTGGTGCAAGAAATTGAGCAAATTGTCAAGCAAACATTCCCTAAATCCATCACCTGTCAGACAGAACTAGCAGAAAATCTCTGGTACATCTCTGGAAATACCACGCAATTGCATCAAGTGCTGATGAATTTAGTCGTTAATGCTCGTGATGCCATGCCTGATGGTGGTAGCTTGAAGATTGAAGTAGAAAATCTGGTAATTGATCAACACGATGCCCAAGTGCATCTTGATGCTCAAGAGGGTTCATATATCGCTATTTCAGTGATTGATACAGGCACAGGAATGCCACCAGAAATCCAAGAGCGAATTTTTGAACCATTTTTCACCACTAAAGAGATAGGCAAAGGCACAGGATTAGGTTTGTCTACCGCTTTAGGTATTATTAAAAACCACGGTGGTTTTTTGAATGTATATAGCGAAGTAAATAAAGGTACTGAATTCAAGGTATATTTGCCTGTCTCATCTGACAACATCACACCTGCCCTTTCTCCAGAAATAGAACCACATAAAGGAGATGGGGAGTTAATTTTAGTGGTAGATGATGAAGCCGTAATTAGGGAAATTACTAAAGCATCTTTAGAAACATATAATTATCAAGTTTTAACTGCTAATAATGGTGTAGAAGCAGTAGCAATTTATGCACAGTATCAGCAAAAGATTAGTGTAGTGTTGCTAGATATGATGATGCCCACAATGGATGGAGCGATCGCCATTCGCACGTTACAAAAAATCAATCCCCATGTCAAAATTATTGCCATTAGTGGACTGTTATCCAGTCAAAATATTGCGGAAGTCGCTGGTATGGGTGTTAAAGCATTTTTAGCCAAACCCTGTACAGCACAAGAGTTATTGCAAACTATTGGTGCGATTAACAGTCAGAATTAACAATAGCTTTATAGAATCTTTCTACAGGTATAGATTTTTTTTCTTGGGGTTTTTGTTACAATTAATGAAATTTTTCCCGACAAAAACCACTATGGCTTTATATGCTGAATTGCATCGGCATCTGGGCGGTTCGGTTGTACCTCGTGTCTTGTGGCGATATTTTGAGAGACATGGATCTGAATTAATTTCCCCCTTTGCGGACTATCCAGAATTTGAAGAATTTTATACACGTCCACGTAACACCCTAGATGAGTATCTAGAATTACATACCCTAGTAGAAAGTGTGCAAACTGTAGAAACTTTGCCCTACTTTATCTACCGCTTGCTACGGGGTGCTTATATATTTGAAAATTTGGCTTATCTGGAACTGCGCTACACTCCCTATTTGCGGACACCTGAACATCTAAGTCAATCAGAGAGAATTGACAAGATGGCAGAAATTGTCGAGGTTGTGGGACAAGCAAGTCGCTTAGAACAATACCCAATTGTTACTAGCCAAATTCTGTGTATGCACACGCGCCTACCCTATGAAGTGAATCAGGCGATTGTGAATTTAGCAGCCCAAAACCCACAGTATGTCTGTGCTATAGACGTTGCCGGGGGTGATAGTCATTATGCCGATCGCCAGGAGGAATGGATTAAGCTATATGATTATGCGCGATCGCAAGGTGTAAAAACCACAGGGCATCTTTACGAAACCACCGCCGGTTGTTTCCCAGAATTGTTACCTTATCTAATGCGGATTGGTCACGGTATTCAAATCCCTTTACTGTATCCAGAGTTACTCCCAGATGTAGCTAGACGCGGACAGTGTTTGGAAGTTTGCCCTACAACCTACATAAAAACAGGCACTTTACAAGATATACGTCAACTAAAAGTAGTTTTTGACCGCTGTTTTGATGCTGGGGTAGACATCGCCATTTGCACTGATAACGCCGGCTTACACAATGTGCGTCTACCATTTGAGTATGAAAATCTCCTGACTTACGACATTATCAGTTTTGAACAACTGCAAGCTTGTCAGGATGCAGCCTTCCGTCATGCTTTTGCTTGGCCACATGGTAAACGTCCCGCATCCTTATTGAGCGGTTTACTCAAACCTGAATCTCCAAAAGTTTTGGCGATGAGAGATTAATTAGCATGTTGTAGTCATCAAATCACGAGGGGTTAGAACATCCCTAAAGCTCTTGTTATGCAAAGCTTGGGGCATTTCATCCCCTCTTTGTGAGTGTGATCGCACAGCGATTAGTCTTACACTACCATTGAGCTATGTTAGACTTAGTTCATGGACTTAGTCTTAATAATTGATGGAAACTGTCAATATTCATTACTGCAAAACGAATCTCTCACGCCTGTTGTCTCGTGTGGAACTTGGAGAAGAAATTATTATTTCCAACCGAGGCATCCCAGTTGCAAAATTGATTCCGTTTCATGTCTCATCCAATCGGCGAGCTAGTTTAGGGCTGGATCGAGGGCGTTTCATGGTGCCAGAAGACTTTGACGCTTCAATGCCCGAAGAGATTTTGGCAGCATTCGAGGGTGGTGAAGAGTGAAGCTCTTGGTGGATACTCAGTGCTGGTTGTGGTGGTTTGCCCAACCGGAGCGGCTGAGTGATGAGGCGATCGCCCACATTAGCGATGAAGCTAACGAATTGTGGTTCTCTGTTGCTAGCGTTTGGGAAATAGGCATCAAAGTTGCGATCGGAAAGTTGCCACTGCCAGAACCAATCGATAGCTACATTTCTAGCCGTATGGTGCAATTGGGAGCGCGATCGCTAGAAATTACGGCAACTCATGCTTTACAAGCGGCTGCATTACCCTTGCATCACCGAGATCCGTTTGACAGAATGCTGATTGCACAGACTCAGTCAGGAGGCATGACGCTTGTGAGTGCTGATGCAATGTTCAGGCAATACAGCGATGTCTCCATTCTCTGGGCAGCCAATTCGTGAGCGTTTATTTTAGGTTCGTTAGCAGGCTATGACTTCGGATTGACTTCAAACTCTGATTTAGAAGGATAGAAGCAAACGTCGAATAACAATATAGCGGTTTTCAGATCAGTGAGGTACAGTTTTCAATCGTAAAGTCTGTAGGGGCGGGGTTTTCCCCATTGGTGTCAACTTAACGTGAAACCCTTGTAAAGAGGTGATCTTCAATTCACTCACTGATCATCACTATTCGCATTACCCCACCCCGGCTTTGCTGATGCAAAACCTCCCCTCCCCTT contains these protein-coding regions:
- a CDS encoding type II toxin-antitoxin system VapC family toxin — protein: MKLLVDTQCWLWWFAQPERLSDEAIAHISDEANELWFSVASVWEIGIKVAIGKLPLPEPIDSYISSRMVQLGARSLEITATHALQAAALPLHHRDPFDRMLIAQTQSGGMTLVSADAMFRQYSDVSILWAANS
- a CDS encoding adenosine deaminase is translated as MALYAELHRHLGGSVVPRVLWRYFERHGSELISPFADYPEFEEFYTRPRNTLDEYLELHTLVESVQTVETLPYFIYRLLRGAYIFENLAYLELRYTPYLRTPEHLSQSERIDKMAEIVEVVGQASRLEQYPIVTSQILCMHTRLPYEVNQAIVNLAAQNPQYVCAIDVAGGDSHYADRQEEWIKLYDYARSQGVKTTGHLYETTAGCFPELLPYLMRIGHGIQIPLLYPELLPDVARRGQCLEVCPTTYIKTGTLQDIRQLKVVFDRCFDAGVDIAICTDNAGLHNVRLPFEYENLLTYDIISFEQLQACQDAAFRHAFAWPHGKRPASLLSGLLKPESPKVLAMRD
- a CDS encoding PAS domain S-box protein gives rise to the protein MMKLSIIHKLRAVFILALAVLVINAVVSYGNTMQLIHVQRWVTDSQEIITQLENILATIKDVETAQRSYLLFANAEDFKTYLEARQKTDSNLQILSKLTQQKQELISELEQKITNRFNTLQAEVAVYQNQGFDVARQLVLSHRTQTYSNDIQQLIHKFIDAQKNVLQQRIQQSQVISHKSITSFSLAAFVDLVLLAVLYDLVWRYITRLQQTELALRQSENRLRAIIDAEPECIKLIARDGTLLEINASGLAIMEVESADALIGKSVYDAIAPEYRKDYLALHEIVCQGDRGTLEFEIVGFRGTRLWMETHAVPLLNESDGTFLHLAVTRDITKRKFAEQKIREQAALLDVTTDAILVRNIHNQILFWNQGAERLYGWKAEEVLGKNVVGLLYHATKPQLHDALFTVVNKGEWRGELQQLNKDGREIIVESRWTLVRDENGQAKSILSVNTEITQKKQLEAQLLRSQRLESIGTLAGGIAHDLNNVLAPVLMSVHLLQLKLPDQQSQRVLQTLEKNVRRGANLLKQVLSFARGMEGKRTIVQVRQLVQEIEQIVKQTFPKSITCQTELAENLWYISGNTTQLHQVLMNLVVNARDAMPDGGSLKIEVENLVIDQHDAQVHLDAQEGSYIAISVIDTGTGMPPEIQERIFEPFFTTKEIGKGTGLGLSTALGIIKNHGGFLNVYSEVNKGTEFKVYLPVSSDNITPALSPEIEPHKGDGELILVVDDEAVIREITKASLETYNYQVLTANNGVEAVAIYAQYQQKISVVLLDMMMPTMDGAIAIRTLQKINPHVKIIAISGLLSSQNIAEVAGMGVKAFLAKPCTAQELLQTIGAINSQN
- a CDS encoding type II toxin-antitoxin system Phd/YefM family antitoxin: METVNIHYCKTNLSRLLSRVELGEEIIISNRGIPVAKLIPFHVSSNRRASLGLDRGRFMVPEDFDASMPEEILAAFEGGEE